The Lactuca sativa cultivar Salinas chromosome 2, Lsat_Salinas_v11, whole genome shotgun sequence genome includes a window with the following:
- the LOC111897485 gene encoding tRNA-splicing endonuclease subunit Sen2-2 — protein sequence MGPRWKGKGSEAKALENPMSKTISDLQSSLIKSYSSGILSGYSVLLASNPDQIDLLNQSCFGKPITTIDKDKQWFQLTLEEAFYLSFSLNCIKIVTGDNIIKTNNELWDYMISKRESFPDFFKAYSHLRAKNWVVRSGCQYGVDFVAYRHHPSLVHSEYGVLVFSDRNRNGIGDLNRNRNWNDRLRVWSDFQCTLRLSGSVAKTLLILYVKNKNGENGIVKDSLCCLENYSVEERTITRWNPERCREDQGNVENGNKEVNLI from the coding sequence ATGGGGCCAAGATGGAAAGGAAAAGGGTCAGAAGCAAAAGCCCTTGAAAATCCCATGTCAAAGACGATTTCAGATCTTCAATCTTCTCTAATCAAATCCTATTCTTCAGGAATTCTATCAGGCTATAGTGTACTTCTTGCAAGTAATCCTGACCAAATTGACCTTCTAAATCAATCCTGTTTTGGTAAACCAATTACAACAATTGATAAAGATAAACAATGGTTTCAGTTGACATTAGAAGAAGCCTTTTATCTATCGTTTTCTCTAAATTGTATAAAGATTGTAACTGGTGATAATattataaaaacaaataacgagtTATGGGATTACATGATATCCAAAAGGGAATCTTTCCCTGATTTCTTCAAAGCTTATTCTCATTTAAGAGCCAAAAATTGGGTTGTGAGATCTGGGTGTCAGTATGGTGTTGATTTTGTGGCATATCGTCATCATCCTTCACTTGTTCACTCGGAATACGGTGTGTTGGTGTTCTCTGACAGGAACCGGAATGGAATTGGAGATTTGAATCGGAATCGGAATTGGAATGATAGATTGAGGGTTTGGTCTGATTTTCAATGCACGCTTCGGCTTTCTGGTAGTGTTGCAAAGACATTGTTGATTCTTTATGTGAAGAACAAAAATGGTGAAAATGGGATTGTGAAAGATTCACTTTGTTGTTTAGAGAATTATAGTGTTGAAGAGAGAACAATTACAAGATGGAATCCAGAGAGGTGTAGAGAGGATCAAGGGAATGTGGAAAATGGGAACAAGGAAGTTAATTTAATCTAA